The following proteins are encoded in a genomic region of Nycticebus coucang isolate mNycCou1 chromosome 19, mNycCou1.pri, whole genome shotgun sequence:
- the HSBP1L1 gene encoding heat shock factor-binding protein 1-like protein 1 produces MSYTSSKYYIHLPFISCFQAENLFQELQEHFQALTITLNIRLEEMGNHIEDLQKNVSDLMVQAGIEKPIKEQMVRSSLGHYVYLLHFF; encoded by the exons ATGTCCTACACTAGTAGTAAATATTATATTCACTTGcctttcatttcatgttttcagGCAGAAAATCTGTTTCAGGAACTTCAAGAACATTTTCAAGCTCTTACTATAACATTAAACATCAG GCTAGAAGAAATGGGGAATCATATTGAGGACTTACAGAAGAATGTAAGTGACTTAATGGTGCAAGCTGGGATTGAAAAACCTATTAAGGAACAAATGGTAAGGTCATCGTTAGGACATTATGTTTACCTTCTGCACTTCTTTTGA